One Thermodesulfobacteriota bacterium genomic window, CATCAATACATCTAGTGCATGTGCCGCACCTATCGGGCACAGGCGTGTCGTATTCAAGCTCAAAATCAATTATGATCTCTCCCAAAACAGTCCATGATCCGATTTCCTGGTTAATAACACATGTGTTCTTTCCAACCCAGCCAACGCCGGCATATTTACCATATGTCCTCTCCAAGACAGGTCCTGTATCCACATAAACCTTGGAGTTAACTTTTTCTTTTGATTCAGCGCGGATAAAATCCATTAGCAGATTTAGTTTTTTTAAGAGAATGTCATGATAGTCATCACCCCAAGCGTAACGGGAGATCCAGCCCTTTTTTTTATCTGCAAGTTCGGTTGAATATGGATTGTCCGTATTATAGTTTAAGACGCATGAAATAACTGATCTTGCCCCGGGCAGAACTTTGGTTATATCCTCTCTTTTTTCCTGGTTTCTCTCCATATAGCCCATCTCTCCTGAAAACCCGCTTTTTAGCCACTCTTTATAGAACTGGTTCTCTGGGAATTGGCCGACAGGAGATACACCAACAAGATCAAAGCCGATATCTAGGGCTTTGTTCTTAATAGACTTTGTAAAAGAGACTATGTCCATAGAATGCTATTTTATCATATGGGAGAGCAGTGAATCCGAAATCGGTGGTTAAGTGATACTATTCAGACCAACCGTCTGGATATTTCTTGGATTTGATTATCAGCTCTGCAATCTCCTCCACCGCTCCGCTGCCTTTGTTATAGGCAGCATAATAAGAATGCGCCTTAACCTCTAGAGGGGCTTCAGAAGTGGCTGCTGAGAAAGAAGCTTTTTTCATTATTACTAAATCTTCCTGGTCTCTGCAAATAAGGGCTATCTGGGTGTCTTGAAGTGAAAATTCCGATTTCATTTTTGCATAAAAGTCAGACTTTTCTAAAACAGATTGGTGAAGCTCAATTCCCATTTTCTCAGCTACTGATGATATTTCTTGTGATTTGAGCGCTGAAAAGGCAACACACTCAACCCCCTCATCTCTGAGTACGGATATAGTAGAGCCGTTTAGCCCTAATGATGTCGAAGGGGCTTTACCGTTTTCACTAAACCCGTCGGCGTTGACTAACACAAGCCTAATAGGGCTTAGCTCCTTTACAAGATCTGATCTTAGTTTCTGAAACATAGCTTTGAGCCTTTGAATCGATTAGCAGTTTAAGTGCAAATAAGACTTTATTCAAGCTGGCCTTACTTACTTTAACCGTATATCCATATTCTCATGATACTAATACTGCATATAAAGTTCCTTACTTTAAACCCACTTGGAACAATGTATAATCTAAGCCGCCATGTCGAAACAAAGCTCAGGGTTTAAGCTCTCTTCAATACCAATAGTTAATCTGACGCTCATATCCTTAAATATAGTCATATTCATTCACGAACTCTCGCTCGGTGAGAACTTAAACACATTTATTCAAGAATATGCCCTTATACCAGCTGTAGTGTTTTCGCTGTCAGCAGAAATAGGAATAACTGAGAGGCTGTTTCCACTTGTGTCATCTATTTTTATTCATGGAGACTGGGTCCATCTGATCGGCAATCTGATATTCCTATATATTTTCGGAAGCAGAGTGGAAATTAAGATGGGACATTTGAAGTATCTGGTCTTTTACATTCTTTGCGGATTCGCAGCTGGACTGTTTCATGTGCTGACAAACCTTGGATCAATAGTGCCTTTACTTGGAGCAAGCGGCGCGATCTCTGGTGTGCTGGGAGCCTATATCACCTTTTTCCCAATATCTGAGTTTAGAAACCCTGTTCCAATTTTGTTTTTAAGAAATATAAGATTTATCCCGGCAGCGGCAATTATATTTTTATGGTTGGTTATTCAGTTCTTAAATGGCATTGAAACCATAGGGCAATCAGCCAACAGCGGAGGAATTGCATTTTGGGCCCACATAGGCGGATTTGTTGCAGGCCTGATTCTGGCACGTTTCTTTCATAAAGATAATATGGATAGGTATGATTTTAATCAAAGACGAAAACGTGACTATCATTAATTAATGGCAACAACATAGAGGAGTAAGCAAAAGATGGTTCAGCCAAAAATCAAAAAAGGCAAAAAGCTCGCAATTTTAGTCGGCGGAGGCCCGGCGCCAGGTATTAACGGTGTTATTAGCGCAGCCACTATAGAAGCTATAAACCAAGGGATAGAAGTAATTGGCATAAGAGACGGCTTTAGGTGGATAAGCCAAGGGGACACTGATCATGTAGAAGAGCTTACAATAGGCAAAACCTCTAGGATTCACAACACCGGCGGCTCAAGAATAGGTATATCTAGAACAAACCCATTTTCAGTTCCAAACGGCTTAAAAAATACAATTGCATGCTTAAAGAAGTTGCAGGTTAAGTATCTGATCACTATTGGCGGGGATGGAACCCTTTATCTCGCAAGCAGGCTCGCAAAGGAATTAAAAGGGAAAATACAGATTGCACATGCACCTAAAACTATAGACAACAATATGCCGCTTCCGGGCTACATACCTACCTTTGGATTTGAGACCGCACGGCATATCGGAACAGAACTGGTACACCATCTCATGGAAGATGCCAAGACAACCAGAAGATGGTATTTCGTAGTAACTATGGGCAGAAAGACAGGTCATCTTGCTCTTGGCATAGGAAAAGCATCTGGAGCAACTCTAACTATAATCCCGGAGGAATTTAAAAAGAAGAAGAAAATATCTCTTCACGATATTATCAAAATTCTTGAGGGAGCGGTTATAAAAAGAAAGCTAATGGGCAGGGAGGACGGAGTAGCTATATTGGCAGAGGGCATAACAGACAGACTGGATGAGAATGAGCTTAAAAACCTAACTGACCTAACTATGGACGAGCATGGGAGAATAAGGCTCTCTGAAGTAGATCTCGGACAAGTGCTCAAGAATGAGACCACAAAAGCGCTTAAAGAAAAGGGTGTTGAGGCAAGACTAGTAGATACAAGCATCGGCTATGAGCTAAGATCGGCTCCTCCAATACCTTTTGATGCAAGTTATACAAGAAACCTTGGATACAGCACAGTGAAGTTTCTCCTTGGAGGGGGCTCTGGCGCACTTATCAGTATTCAAAAAGGCAAAAAGGTTCCAATCCCATTTGAGAAAGTCATAAATCCGAAAACTAACAGCACAGACATAAGGTTTGTAGATGTTAACACTGAATCCTTTGAAGTTGCACAAAAGTATATGATCAAGCTGACAAAAGAAGATCTTGAAGATAAAAAAGAGCTTAAAAACTTAGCTTCTTTGACTAATATGAAGCCAGCTCAGTTTAAAGAGTATTTTAGTACCATATGATACAAAGTTGGCATATTTTAAGGTAAATACTTAAGATTTAGGCCAAAATCATTGACTTCTATGCCAAATTATGATACAAAATGGTCAATGTTTTATAGGTATTTTCTAACTTTAGCTGCCTTTTCGCTGCTCTTCGCTGTAGGATGCGGCAACAAACAACATTCCCCAAATACGTCTCAGACAACAATGCCGGGAATCTACACCGGTGACGACTCCGACATAAAAATGGTTGACGGGGACAGTGACTATTATAATAAAAACTACAGGGCTCAGGAAAACATTAAGCCCAGCTTCTTTTTCTTAAATCCTCATATCCAAGCCTGGAAAACCTATTATGCATTTGAGGAAATTTTTATTTCATTGCCTGATGTAGCCCCGGAGGATGAGAAGGAAATACCCGTAGTGCTAAATGAGCGGGTTATGCACTACATGAACTATTTCCAAAACCGTGGACGAAGATCATTTAGCATATGGCTTGCCAGATCAGGGAAATACATCCCCAACATGAGGAAAATTCTCCAAGAAAGGGGAATGCCCACCGATTTAGTCTATCTTTCAATGATAGAGAGCGGATTTAATGTAAAGGCAAGATCACATGCTGCAGCGGTTGGACCATGGCAGTTTATCAAACCCACAGCCAAAAGATACGGCCTAAGGGTTGATTCCTGGGTGGACGAGCGCATGGATCCTAAGAAATCCACAGAGGCAGCGGCCAACTACTTAAGCGATCTCTACGCGATGTTCCAAAACTGGGAACTTGCTGCGGCGGGTTATAACTGCGGTGAAGACAGGGTTCAAAATGCAATAGATAAATATCAGATAAATGATTTCTGGCAGATTTCAGAGTTTACTCTTCCAAGAGAAACAAAAAACTATGTCCCTAAGCTAATGGCAGCACTAATAATAGCCAAGGATCCTGCGAAATACGGCTTTGTAGGTATCAAATATCATGAGCCTGTACCTTATGAGACTGTAAGAGTTGCCCCTCAGAAAAAGCTCAGTGATATTGCAAGAGTTTTAGGAGTGAGCTCAACTAAACTTGTAGAGCTAAACCCATCTCTGATACACAAAGCAACACCTCCTGGTGGCCCATATCCTATACATGTTCCAGTGGGATATGCCTCTATAGCTAATCAAAAGAGCCAGCAAATTGCGTCACTGACAAATGTTAATCCAAACATTGCCAAGAGAAGCGGCACTTTTAGGTACAAAGTGAGGCGCGGAGACACACTTGGCGGAATAGCCAGAAAATACAGAACCAGCGTCTCTAAGATAAAAAGGACTAACGGGCTTAAGAGCAACACAATCAGGGTTGGACAAAGGTTAAAAATTCCTGGGAAATCGGCGCCCGCATATAGAGCATCATCTAAGAACAAACTGCATACTGCTAAATATAAAGTTAAAAGAGGCGACACCATTGGAGCTATCGCTGCAAGGCATAGAGTTAGCTCATCAGATATAAGACGCGCAAACAATATTAAAGGCTCACTAATTAGAACTGGAGATGTATTAACAATTCCAGGGGCTTCAGGACGCTACTACGGCGACGATACAAGCGCTAAGAAAACTACCAGGACAGTAAAATATAAAGTTAAATCTGGCGACACACTTGGTGGAATCGCAGGTAGGCACAGAGTTAGCGTATCTACAATTAGAAGAGCAAACGGAATTAAGGGATCAAATATAAGAGCAGGACAGACGCTTAAAATCCCACAAATCACAAGTACAACATATGCAAGCTCTGGAAGTAAATCTAAGGGCACGAAAACGAAAAGCAACGGCAGCTATAAATATAGGGTGAAATCCGGCGACACACTTGGCGGAATAGCTCAGAAGCACGGTGTTAGACTTTCATCACTTAAGAGCGCAAATAACATTAAGGGCTCTAACATTAGAAAAGGCCAGCTGCTAACGATACCAGGATCAAACGGCTCTTACTCAAAATCGAGCTCTTCAAGTTCAAAGCCTAGTAAATACAAAGTTAGATCAGGTGATACACTGGGCGGCATCGCCGAGAAGCACAGAGTAAAACTAGCATCACTTAAGAGTGCAAATAATATAAAGGGCTCATCTATAAGAACTGGCCAGGTACTTGTAATACCCAACGGCAACTATAGCGCTAAGAGCTCATCAGGTAGTGGCCCGATGAGCTACAAAGTTAAATCAGGTGATACCCTCTGGGAAATAGCGAACAAGCACAACACAACTGTTGCAAAGATTAAAAAGTGGAATAATTTAAAATCTAACAGCTTAACTCCAGGTAAAAAGCTGACCATTTATAAGTAATCCAAGTATCCTATTTAAAATTACATACTTTCTATCTCATGGATAATATTTTAATTAACCTAAAAAATTCCTATGCCGAAAAAAGACCTGCAATTATAGAGCGTCTGGGGGAATTTAAAAAAATTATTTCCCACGCTGACGATTACAAAATCTTTGAAGAGCTCGCATTTTGTATTTGCACCGCTGGGGCCAGTGCAAAGATGGGTCTTAATTCGGTAGATGCGATGAGGAATATCCTGCCAAGTGCCAGTCTAAAAAGACTTCAGAAAAAATTAGACGGAGTTCACAGGTTTCCAAACGCCAGGCCTCGCTATATTGTGCATACAAGAGAGTATCTAAAAAATGAGCACGACTTTAAATTAAAAGAACTTATTCTATCTTTTAACAACCCTTTAGAACTAAGAGACTTTTTTGCAAAGAACAAAGACATAAAGGGAATCGGATATAAGGAATCAAGCCACTTCTTAAGAAACATAGGTTTTTCAGGTTACGCAATATTAGACAAGCATATACTCAATACTCTTTATGAATTGAGAGTTATTAAAGATCCAAAACCACCCACTACCAGAGACAAGTATTTAGAAATTGAAAACAGGCTCAAAAAATTTGCAGACAGGGTCAATATAGACTTTGATGAGCTGGATCTGCTTTTATGGAGCGAGAAAACTGGTCAAATTTTAAAGTAATTTTTTTAGCCACCGGTTCTGAATTCAGGGTAGAGCATCATGCCTCCGTCCACATAAAGCACATCACCCGTAATATAATCTGACTCATCAGAGGCAAGCCAAACACAGGCTTTAGCTACGTCCTCTACCTCCCCTATTCTTCCAAATGGAACAAGTTTTAAAAGCCCCTCCATCCCTTCTGGTGTATCCCAGACTGATTTATTTATATCTGTTTTGATAGCGCCGGGAGAAACAGCGTTAACTCTTATTTTCTGAGGTGCAAGCTCTTGAGCGATACTTTTCATAAACATTTTCACCCCACCCTTTGCAGCCGCATAGTTAACATGTCCTGCCCACGGGATAGCGTCATGCACAGAGGATATGCAGATAATCTTGCCCAATGCACAAGACAGCTCTGCAACCATGCCACGCTTTAGAAATTCTCTGACCGCTTCTCTTGAACAGATAAACTGCCCAGTAAGATCAACTGCAATTGCAGCGTTCCACTGCTCAAGAGTCATCTCATGAAAAGGGACATCTTTTTGCACACCTGCATTATTTACAAGAATGTCGATGCTGCCAAAGTGCTTTATCATTTGAGCGAACATCTCCTGCACTTCATACTCGCTGCTAACGTCTGCCTGAAGCGCAATTGCCGTTCCGCCTGCATCTTCGATCTCTTTAACCACCTCACGGGCTTTATCACCGCCGGCTCTAAAATTAATTACAACACTCGCCCCGGCCTTAGCCATAGCGACGGCAATTGCTTTACCTATACCGCTGCTGGCACCCGTTATAAGCGCTCTTTGACCTTTCAGAACTCCGTCTTGATTAGCCATATCTAAGCCTCCGCTTTATAAGAGTTATTAGCATTTAATGATAAATAGAGGATATGAATATAATGTGAAGAAAATATTCAAAATAATGCTTAAACAGCTGTTTTAGACTTACGTTCTCTTAGGCTTTCAATAATCACATAGAAAACAGGAACTACGATCAAACTAAGAAGGGTCGAAACGATCATTCCGCCAAACACTGCAGTTCCAAGAGAGTGCCTGCTGTTGGCTCCAGCTCCGCTAGCTATAACAAGTGGGAACACTCCCAGAATAAATGCGAACGCTGTCATAAGAATTGGTCTTAGCCTAATCATTGCTGCCTGCATGGCGGAGTCTATCACCGACATGCCCTCTTCTCTTCGCTGCTTTGCGAACTCTACTATAAGAATTGCGTTTTTACTCGCAAGCCCGATCAGCATCACTAGACCAATCTGACAGTAAACGTCATTTTGTAGTCCTCTGAAATACTGAGCAAGCATGGCGCCTAAAAGTGCTAGAGGCACAGCAAGCATCACCATAAACGGCATTGCCCAGCTCTCATATAGCGCAGCTAAGAACAAGAACACAAATACAATTGATAGGGCAAAAATAAGCGGCGCGAGATTACCAGCTTTAATTTCCTGGTACGATGTTCCCGTCCACTCATAGCCCATACCCTCGGGCATAATTTCCTCAGCCAGTTGTTCCATAGCAGCAATTGCTTGTCCCGAGCTATAACCTTTTGCAGAATCTCCGTCTATCTCAGTTGAACGATAAAGGTTGTAGTGGCTAATTGTCTCTGGTCCAACTATTTCTTTAACATCAATGAGGGTGCTAAGCGGCGTCATCTCACCTGACTCCGAGCGAACATAAAGTCTTGAGATATCCTCTGCTGTATTTCTATACTCGTCCTCTGCCTGCATAAATACTCTGTATACACGTCCGAAGCGGTTAAAGTCGTTTACATACAGAGAACCTAGATAAGCCTGTAAGGTATCAAAAACATCGGTTATAGAGATGCCCTGTGTTTTGGTTTTAGTTCTATCAAGCTCAATGTATAGACCTGGAACATTTGCATTAAAAGAGCTGAAGAGATTTACCAATCCTGGATTCTCACTTCCTTTTTCAATAATCTCATCTGTAACTTTGGCAAGAGTATCTAGCCCTAAACTAGATCTATCTTGAAGCTCGAACTGAAAACCTCCTGTAGCGCTTAGCCCTTGAATTGTAGGGGCATTAAAGGGAATAACTACAGCTCCCTGAATTCTTGCATATTCCTGTGTAACCTGCTCCATAATTCCAAACACACTGTTTTTATAGCCTTTTCTTTCATTCCAAGGTTCCAAAACTGCAAAAACTGCTCCTGAATTAGAGTCTGATGCTGAGGTTAAGAAATTAAGACCCACAATCGCGATGGTGTGAGCTACGCCAGGGGTATTTTCTAGTATCTTTACAACTTGGTTTACACTCTCTTGTGTACGCTGTAGAGAAGATCCCT contains:
- a CDS encoding SDR family oxidoreductase, whose translation is MANQDGVLKGQRALITGASSGIGKAIAVAMAKAGASVVINFRAGGDKAREVVKEIEDAGGTAIALQADVSSEYEVQEMFAQMIKHFGSIDILVNNAGVQKDVPFHEMTLEQWNAAIAVDLTGQFICSREAVREFLKRGMVAELSCALGKIICISSVHDAIPWAGHVNYAAAKGGVKMFMKSIAQELAPQKIRVNAVSPGAIKTDINKSVWDTPEGMEGLLKLVPFGRIGEVEDVAKACVWLASDESDYITGDVLYVDGGMMLYPEFRTGG
- the queG gene encoding tRNA epoxyqueuosine(34) reductase QueG; the protein is MDIVSFTKSIKNKALDIGFDLVGVSPVGQFPENQFYKEWLKSGFSGEMGYMERNQEKREDITKVLPGARSVISCVLNYNTDNPYSTELADKKKGWISRYAWGDDYHDILLKKLNLLMDFIRAESKEKVNSKVYVDTGPVLERTYGKYAGVGWVGKNTCVINQEIGSWTVLGEIIIDFELEYDTPVPDRCGTCTRCIDACPTDAIVKPYVVDSTQCISYLTIELKGAIPTVLRDGIENNIYGCDICQDVCPWNTRAPHTSQHEFMPRQELYNPDLEILSSLSPKEFSDLFKGSPIKRTKRRGLLRNVLL
- a CDS encoding N-glycosylase/DNA lyase produces the protein MDNILINLKNSYAEKRPAIIERLGEFKKIISHADDYKIFEELAFCICTAGASAKMGLNSVDAMRNILPSASLKRLQKKLDGVHRFPNARPRYIVHTREYLKNEHDFKLKELILSFNNPLELRDFFAKNKDIKGIGYKESSHFLRNIGFSGYAILDKHILNTLYELRVIKDPKPPTTRDKYLEIENRLKKFADRVNIDFDELDLLLWSEKTGQILK
- a CDS encoding rhomboid family intramembrane serine protease; the encoded protein is MSKQSSGFKLSSIPIVNLTLISLNIVIFIHELSLGENLNTFIQEYALIPAVVFSLSAEIGITERLFPLVSSIFIHGDWVHLIGNLIFLYIFGSRVEIKMGHLKYLVFYILCGFAAGLFHVLTNLGSIVPLLGASGAISGVLGAYITFFPISEFRNPVPILFLRNIRFIPAAAIIFLWLVIQFLNGIETIGQSANSGGIAFWAHIGGFVAGLILARFFHKDNMDRYDFNQRRKRDYH
- a CDS encoding LysM peptidoglycan-binding domain-containing protein, with amino-acid sequence MPGIYTGDDSDIKMVDGDSDYYNKNYRAQENIKPSFFFLNPHIQAWKTYYAFEEIFISLPDVAPEDEKEIPVVLNERVMHYMNYFQNRGRRSFSIWLARSGKYIPNMRKILQERGMPTDLVYLSMIESGFNVKARSHAAAVGPWQFIKPTAKRYGLRVDSWVDERMDPKKSTEAAANYLSDLYAMFQNWELAAAGYNCGEDRVQNAIDKYQINDFWQISEFTLPRETKNYVPKLMAALIIAKDPAKYGFVGIKYHEPVPYETVRVAPQKKLSDIARVLGVSSTKLVELNPSLIHKATPPGGPYPIHVPVGYASIANQKSQQIASLTNVNPNIAKRSGTFRYKVRRGDTLGGIARKYRTSVSKIKRTNGLKSNTIRVGQRLKIPGKSAPAYRASSKNKLHTAKYKVKRGDTIGAIAARHRVSSSDIRRANNIKGSLIRTGDVLTIPGASGRYYGDDTSAKKTTRTVKYKVKSGDTLGGIAGRHRVSVSTIRRANGIKGSNIRAGQTLKIPQITSTTYASSGSKSKGTKTKSNGSYKYRVKSGDTLGGIAQKHGVRLSSLKSANNIKGSNIRKGQLLTIPGSNGSYSKSSSSSSKPSKYKVRSGDTLGGIAEKHRVKLASLKSANNIKGSSIRTGQVLVIPNGNYSAKSSSGSGPMSYKVKSGDTLWEIANKHNTTVAKIKKWNNLKSNSLTPGKKLTIYK
- the pfp gene encoding diphosphate--fructose-6-phosphate 1-phosphotransferase; the encoded protein is MVQPKIKKGKKLAILVGGGPAPGINGVISAATIEAINQGIEVIGIRDGFRWISQGDTDHVEELTIGKTSRIHNTGGSRIGISRTNPFSVPNGLKNTIACLKKLQVKYLITIGGDGTLYLASRLAKELKGKIQIAHAPKTIDNNMPLPGYIPTFGFETARHIGTELVHHLMEDAKTTRRWYFVVTMGRKTGHLALGIGKASGATLTIIPEEFKKKKKISLHDIIKILEGAVIKRKLMGREDGVAILAEGITDRLDENELKNLTDLTMDEHGRIRLSEVDLGQVLKNETTKALKEKGVEARLVDTSIGYELRSAPPIPFDASYTRNLGYSTVKFLLGGGSGALISIQKGKKVPIPFEKVINPKTNSTDIRFVDVNTESFEVAQKYMIKLTKEDLEDKKELKNLASLTNMKPAQFKEYFSTI